The Mucilaginibacter terrae region ATTGGTACCATCATCGCCGGCATCAGCAGTAATGTCCAATATATTGCGCTCCAGTTCAATTAAAGTGGCCATATCAGCAATCAGGGCTTTAACCATATCGGTATCTTTCATGCCAATTGTATTTACCTCTTTAATTTGTGAGTTTTTAATATACTCGGCAAATGTGCTGTATGGAGGTTTTCCGAGAGTTAATACGCGCTCGGCCAGTTCGTCAATAAATACCAGTGCTTCGGTATATAACTCTTCAAATTTTACGTGCAGGGTAAAAAAGCTGGGGCCTTTAACATTCCAGTGGCAACCACGTAATTTTTGGTAATGTATATGGTAATTTGCCAGTAATTCATTTAAATGATCAACTACCGGTTTTACTTCTTTTTCATCTAAGCTTATTTCTTTTGCGTCCATAGTATATCTGTTTGTAAGTGAATGTTTCA contains the following coding sequences:
- a CDS encoding Dps family protein, which gives rise to MDAKEISLDEKEVKPVVDHLNELLANYHIHYQKLRGCHWNVKGPSFFTLHVKFEELYTEALVFIDELAERVLTLGKPPYSTFAEYIKNSQIKEVNTIGMKDTDMVKALIADMATLIELERNILDITADAGDDGTNDMVNRFMQYKEKNTWMLRSFVNED